The following are encoded together in the Oceanobacillus zhaokaii genome:
- a CDS encoding aspartyl-phosphate phosphatase Spo0E family protein — MIKIVKTRQTIELQIERLRSRMYHAFEKGEHYDQVVAISKELDGLLNKLENLHTKTNAK; from the coding sequence GTGATCAAAATAGTAAAAACGAGGCAAACAATAGAGCTTCAGATTGAGCGGTTAAGATCGAGAATGTATCATGCCTTTGAAAAGGGCGAGCATTACGATCAAGTTGTTGCTATTTCCAAGGAGCTAGACGGCTTGCTTAACAAACTGGAGAATCTACATACCAAAACGAATGCAAAATAA
- the rlmH gene encoding 23S rRNA (pseudouridine(1915)-N(3))-methyltransferase RlmH, with translation MKISIVTVGKLKEKYLKQGIQEYLKRLTAYAKVEIIEVVDEKAPENMSEAEMLEVKRKEGERILSHISQDTYVITLEINGKMLSSEQLAAKMDELAIYGKSKIAFVIGGSLGISEEVQKRSDMGLSFSKMTFPHQLMRLILVEQVYRGFRIIRNEPYHK, from the coding sequence ATGAAAATTTCAATTGTAACTGTCGGAAAACTAAAGGAAAAATACCTTAAACAAGGCATCCAGGAATATTTAAAACGATTAACTGCCTATGCAAAGGTAGAGATCATTGAAGTAGTAGATGAAAAAGCACCAGAAAACATGAGTGAAGCGGAAATGCTGGAAGTGAAACGGAAAGAAGGAGAACGGATTTTATCTCATATTAGCCAGGACACATACGTCATTACACTAGAAATAAACGGGAAGATGCTAAGCTCTGAGCAGCTGGCAGCGAAGATGGATGAGCTCGCGATATATGGGAAAAGCAAGATTGCGTTTGTTATTGGTGGATCGCTTGGAATTAGTGAAGAAGTACAAAAGCGTAGCGATATGGGGTTGTCGTTTTCTAAGATGACGTTTCCTCATCAGTTGATGCGACTGATATTGGTGGAGCAGGTGTATCGGGGGTTTCGGATCATTAGAAATGAGCCATATCATAAGTAA
- a CDS encoding TetR/AcrR family transcriptional regulator — protein sequence MKQKKKWVNRMPPSNDHQLDKVHDKRRAQIKNAALKVFARRGFIGTKMSMIAKEADISQGLSYRYYQSKDELFIELVKDAMEETAEAYASLANLAGSPSGKIKELTKRMLHTSNRHSFMLIQQVQISDVVPDKAKEIVQQYPSPTLNEQLISIFKNGQETGDFCKGDSTKLLMLYFSVISGLMLLPNEDEKNNQFIDIDILMKLLCK from the coding sequence ATGAAACAAAAAAAGAAATGGGTGAATAGGATGCCTCCAAGCAATGATCACCAACTGGACAAAGTCCATGATAAACGAAGAGCACAAATTAAAAATGCGGCTTTAAAAGTATTTGCACGACGCGGATTCATTGGCACAAAAATGAGCATGATAGCCAAAGAAGCAGACATCAGCCAAGGACTTTCCTATCGATATTACCAATCAAAAGATGAACTTTTTATTGAACTTGTAAAGGATGCAATGGAAGAAACAGCTGAGGCATATGCTTCGTTGGCAAATTTGGCTGGTTCTCCTTCAGGAAAAATTAAAGAATTAACCAAAAGAATGCTCCATACTAGTAATAGACATTCGTTTATGCTTATACAACAAGTACAAATTTCTGATGTAGTCCCTGACAAGGCAAAAGAAATTGTTCAACAATATCCAAGCCCTACTTTAAACGAGCAATTAATCTCCATTTTTAAAAATGGCCAGGAGACCGGTGACTTTTGTAAAGGTGACTCAACTAAGCTTTTGATGCTCTACTTCTCAGTCATTTCCGGTTTAATGTTACTCCCCAATGAAGACGAGAAGAATAATCAATTCATAGATATAGATATTTTAATGAAACTATTATGTAAGTAG
- a CDS encoding SDR family NAD(P)-dependent oxidoreductase, translating to MTDKTIKKEWNLQNKYVLITGATSGIGLAAAKAFAARCANLGIIARNQSKAEEISTLLRMQTKKPMKIDIFIADLSSQRSIREVTAQILEKCPRIDVLVNNAGALYDTFQKTEEGVEMTWAVNHLAPFLLTSLLLDHLKESESARIINTASHGHKMIKKGFDFDNVNGEHLYKGMKKYLGGPTIRYAQTKLANILFTAELARRLEGSNITVFCFDPGLVATNFNQNNGLMAKSTMAVMNLFSRTPEKGADTLVWLAELKDTSNLNGQYFADRQQKAPTELATDKELARILWNMSEEQVQLSKI from the coding sequence ATGACTGATAAGACCATAAAAAAGGAATGGAACTTACAAAATAAGTATGTATTGATTACAGGAGCAACAAGTGGAATTGGACTTGCGGCTGCAAAGGCCTTTGCAGCACGTTGTGCAAATCTAGGGATTATTGCCAGGAATCAAAGCAAGGCGGAGGAGATTTCAACCCTATTACGGATGCAGACAAAGAAACCAATGAAGATTGATATTTTTATTGCTGATCTTTCCTCTCAAAGATCCATCCGAGAAGTCACTGCACAAATTCTTGAAAAGTGTCCAAGAATTGATGTTTTAGTGAATAATGCGGGCGCTTTATACGATACCTTTCAAAAAACCGAGGAAGGAGTGGAAATGACCTGGGCAGTTAACCACCTGGCTCCATTTCTTCTCACTTCACTGCTTTTGGATCATTTAAAGGAAAGTGAATCCGCTCGTATTATTAATACTGCTTCACATGGCCATAAAATGATAAAAAAAGGTTTTGACTTTGATAATGTAAACGGGGAGCATCTCTATAAGGGGATGAAAAAGTATCTAGGCGGCCCAACCATACGCTATGCACAAACTAAGCTCGCCAATATCCTATTTACAGCTGAATTAGCACGCCGTCTAGAAGGATCAAATATCACTGTTTTTTGTTTCGACCCGGGACTGGTAGCTACAAATTTTAATCAAAACAATGGATTGATGGCCAAGTCAACCATGGCTGTAATGAATCTTTTTTCCCGTACCCCCGAGAAAGGTGCAGATACATTGGTATGGCTAGCTGAATTAAAGGATACCTCAAATCTCAATGGCCAATATTTTGCTGATAGACAGCAGAAGGCACCAACAGAACTAGCAACGGATAAAGAATTAGCAAGGATACTTTGGAACATGAGTGAGGAACAAGTTCAGTTATCGAAAATTTGA